One segment of Streptomyces sp. NBC_01463 DNA contains the following:
- a CDS encoding ABC transporter ATP-binding protein yields the protein MSTTQRNSHSEALRLDHVTLEFPGTHRPAIEDVSFSVDRGKVVAVIGPSGCGKSTILNLAAGLLTPTQGQVHYAGEPVTGVNSDAAYVTQQSHLLPWLSVQSNIGLALKFRKVPKEEREERVAQWVELVGLTGFEHHFPRELSGGMQKRCAIARALIYNPSIVLMDEPFGPLDAITRLELQQELLNIWREQNGTLIFVTHDLNEAIYLADEVIVMSKGPGTIRRVIKVPFERPRQIGSLVESPEFSELYNDLWGLFAAERKAAA from the coding sequence ATGTCGACCACACAGCGCAACTCCCATTCGGAGGCACTCCGTCTGGACCACGTCACGCTGGAGTTTCCCGGGACTCACCGACCGGCGATCGAGGACGTGTCGTTCAGTGTCGATCGCGGCAAGGTCGTGGCCGTGATCGGGCCCAGCGGGTGCGGAAAGAGCACCATCCTCAACCTGGCCGCCGGACTGCTCACTCCTACGCAGGGGCAGGTCCACTACGCCGGCGAACCGGTCACGGGCGTCAACTCCGACGCGGCGTACGTGACTCAGCAGTCCCACTTGCTGCCCTGGCTGAGCGTCCAGTCCAACATCGGACTGGCGCTGAAGTTCCGCAAGGTTCCCAAGGAGGAACGCGAAGAGCGCGTCGCCCAGTGGGTCGAACTCGTCGGCCTGACCGGCTTCGAGCATCACTTTCCCCGAGAGTTGTCCGGCGGCATGCAGAAGCGCTGCGCGATAGCGCGGGCCTTGATCTACAACCCGTCCATCGTGCTGATGGACGAGCCGTTCGGGCCGCTCGACGCCATCACCCGTCTGGAACTCCAGCAGGAACTGCTCAACATCTGGCGGGAGCAGAACGGGACTCTGATCTTCGTCACGCACGACCTCAACGAGGCCATCTACCTGGCCGACGAAGTCATCGTGATGTCCAAGGGGCCCGGCACGATCCGCCGTGTCATCAAGGTTCCCTTCGAACGTCCTCGGCAGATCGGTTCGCTCGTCGAGTCGCCCGAGTTCTCGGAGCTCTACAACGACCTCTGGGGTCTGTTCGCCGCCGAGCGCAAGGCCGCCGCGTAG
- a CDS encoding SRPBCC domain-containing protein: MRYTALISITDEIVVPSPPERVWEVISDPSAVVSCIGGAELGPSHDDGSFDGTLAIRFGGLRVKFAARVSLDLDETAHEGRLTARGADGQGATRFSAGATFRVVEGDTPGASRVFCDGEIKLNGKLAKLIESGAGMVVSRMTKEFTDQLVQKCAAAPAEPLAATPVEPAAATSDGTRTAQPRSAGLFARLRAWWADQRARRAGRTTQRPEGKSAEALDQGGRR; this comes from the coding sequence GTGAGGTACACAGCTTTGATATCGATCACGGATGAGATCGTCGTTCCGAGTCCGCCCGAACGGGTGTGGGAGGTCATCTCCGATCCCTCTGCCGTCGTCTCGTGCATCGGCGGCGCCGAGCTCGGCCCGTCGCACGACGACGGATCCTTTGACGGCACCCTGGCCATCAGGTTCGGTGGCCTCCGGGTCAAGTTCGCCGCCCGGGTTTCCCTCGATCTGGACGAGACCGCACATGAGGGACGTCTTACGGCCCGCGGCGCGGACGGGCAGGGGGCCACCCGCTTCAGTGCCGGCGCCACCTTCCGCGTCGTCGAGGGGGACACCCCCGGCGCCTCGCGGGTCTTCTGCGACGGGGAGATCAAACTCAACGGCAAACTCGCCAAGTTGATCGAGTCGGGTGCGGGGATGGTGGTCTCCAGAATGACGAAGGAGTTCACCGACCAACTGGTCCAGAAGTGCGCCGCCGCTCCTGCCGAGCCCCTTGCTGCCACGCCAGTGGAACCTGCCGCAGCCACATCCGACGGGACGCGGACCGCTCAGCCGCGGTCGGCCGGACTATTTGCCCGCTTGCGGGCGTGGTGGGCAGATCAACGGGCCAGGCGCGCGGGACGGACGACGCAGCGTCCTGAGGGCAAGTCCGCGGAGGCACTCGACCAGGGAGGTCGGCGATGA